In Vibrio marisflavi CECT 7928, the following are encoded in one genomic region:
- the nlpI gene encoding lipoprotein NlpI encodes MKRIRTTLLSVFSLLLVNGCASQSQWLYPPMAIPLQVSAKKEVQIAQLTQLIQRKNLDDQVRAKMLYERGSFYDSVGLRLLARLDFDQSLALDPAQSDVYNLLGVNFTEEQQYDDAYEAFDSAIELNPDNLFAIRNRAIALYYGGRYELALEDLKKLTKDGEVDPFISLWRYIIEYEIDPTLAKKQLTEKYDARKPGWGWFLVGLMLDKVSNEEALKAIVTTSADNVVLAERLTETYFYIAKRYQLNGDLKSAYTLYKIVLSSNVYDYIEHKYAYIELDRIKKEAAQLQQQAASVEKVN; translated from the coding sequence GTGAAAAGGATTCGAACCACTTTATTGAGTGTGTTTTCACTATTGCTTGTAAATGGTTGTGCATCGCAAAGCCAGTGGTTGTATCCACCTATGGCAATACCATTACAAGTTAGCGCTAAGAAAGAAGTTCAAATAGCTCAACTTACTCAGCTGATCCAACGAAAGAACCTTGACGATCAAGTGAGAGCAAAAATGCTCTACGAGAGAGGTAGCTTTTACGATAGCGTCGGTCTTCGCCTTTTAGCACGCCTAGACTTCGATCAATCACTTGCACTCGATCCAGCTCAATCTGATGTTTATAACCTATTGGGTGTGAACTTTACCGAAGAGCAACAATATGATGACGCGTATGAAGCGTTTGATTCTGCCATTGAGCTAAATCCAGATAACTTATTTGCTATCAGAAACCGTGCTATTGCACTTTATTACGGGGGCAGGTACGAGCTGGCGTTAGAAGATCTGAAAAAACTCACCAAAGATGGAGAAGTGGACCCTTTTATCAGCCTTTGGCGCTACATTATTGAATACGAAATCGATCCAACCTTAGCAAAAAAACAGCTCACTGAAAAATACGATGCAAGAAAGCCCGGCTGGGGTTGGTTCTTGGTGGGGCTGATGTTAGATAAAGTATCTAATGAAGAAGCATTAAAAGCCATTGTGACAACTTCGGCAGACAATGTCGTGCTAGCAGAACGATTAACAGAAACGTATTTCTATATCGCAAAACGCTATCAGCTAAATGGTGATCTCAAGAGTGCCTATACTCTTTATAAAATCGTATTGTCTTCAAATGTCTACGACTATATAGAGCATAAATACGCATATATTGAGTTAGATAGAATTAAAAAAGAGGCCGCGCAGCTTCAGCAACAAGCAGCCTCTGTCGAGAAAGTTAACTAG
- a CDS encoding MFS transporter — MSLNTRFMVYFPMLFMATFWGLMKVGLPIFPTMPSLLNTSEDTVRFIISLSFIFGGLSPLIWGPLIDKMQMKRFIELVCVVGGVALVLASFANNIVFFGILFVLASAFVSGLSVCSRAFPVTYLKDPEQVKHALSLTSFGGYSAAFLTPLLSGWISTWLGWRAVFLIIPIWLVAMFFLVRSLPGQSQSSGSLTFKQSLKQMGAHFQNRVFRKALIVVMCMASVIQSYYIAVPFWLTPVYHIQPDQVAYYLLPTLLPGIIYPPFSNYMIQKLGERFILNSMKACFLLAGVSAFVLSFAGNTISWLWLVPGFLATLYSVALIPILLFHTFNTIEEGKSSASGLIGVATYVSGGIGMLITVYINLHNFYWEGVFILVAALVSFWALKGVVKLPAKQ, encoded by the coding sequence ATGAGTTTGAATACTCGTTTTATGGTTTATTTCCCTATGCTGTTCATGGCGACATTTTGGGGGCTAATGAAGGTTGGTTTGCCAATATTTCCAACCATGCCTAGCTTGCTGAACACATCGGAAGATACCGTCCGTTTTATCATTTCTTTATCGTTTATCTTTGGTGGGCTTTCTCCTCTGATATGGGGACCGTTGATCGATAAGATGCAAATGAAACGATTCATTGAACTCGTTTGTGTGGTAGGCGGTGTTGCTCTAGTGCTTGCCTCTTTTGCAAATAATATTGTTTTCTTTGGGATCTTATTTGTTTTGGCCAGTGCATTTGTGAGTGGTCTTTCTGTGTGTAGTCGAGCTTTCCCTGTTACGTATTTGAAAGATCCTGAGCAGGTTAAGCACGCATTATCGCTAACTTCTTTTGGTGGCTATTCCGCAGCTTTCCTTACGCCTCTGTTGTCTGGTTGGATCAGTACATGGTTAGGCTGGCGAGCTGTGTTTCTCATTATTCCCATTTGGCTGGTGGCGATGTTCTTTTTAGTACGTAGCTTACCCGGTCAATCTCAGTCATCGGGTAGTCTGACTTTTAAGCAATCCTTAAAACAGATGGGTGCTCACTTTCAAAATAGAGTGTTTCGTAAAGCGTTAATTGTTGTGATGTGTATGGCGTCTGTCATTCAGAGCTATTACATTGCTGTGCCATTTTGGCTCACACCTGTTTATCACATTCAACCGGATCAAGTTGCGTACTACTTGCTCCCTACATTGCTGCCGGGAATCATTTATCCGCCTTTTTCAAATTATATGATTCAAAAATTAGGCGAGCGTTTTATATTAAACTCAATGAAAGCCTGCTTTCTATTGGCAGGCGTGAGCGCATTTGTATTAAGTTTTGCTGGAAACACTATTAGTTGGCTTTGGTTAGTACCAGGGTTCCTTGCCACATTATATTCAGTCGCGCTAATACCTATTTTGTTGTTTCACACTTTTAATACCATTGAAGAAGGCAAGAGCAGTGCATCGGGGCTGATTGGTGTTGCAACCTATGTGTCCGGTGGGATTGGCATGTTGATAACCGTTTACATCAACTTGCATAATTTCTATTGGGAAGGTGTCTTTATTCTTGTCGCTGCATTGGTTTCATTCTGGGCTTTAAAGGGTGTAGTGAAATTGCCAGCTAAGCAGTAA
- the pnp gene encoding polyribonucleotide nucleotidyltransferase, with protein sequence MFEKPVVKTFQYGNHTVTLETGVIARQATAAVMVTMDDTAVFVSVVGKKEAVEGQDFFPLTVNYQERTYAAGKIPGGFFKREGRPSEGETLIARLIDRPIRPLFPDAFKNEVQVIATVVSVNPDVQPDIPTMIGTSAALAISGIPFNGPIGAARVAHIDGQLVLNPSQTELEGSRLDLVVAGTESAVLMVESEADNLTEEEMLSAVVFGHDQQQTVIKAINEFAADVATPAWDWTAPEENTSLNAKIADLAEAKLVEAYKITEKMARYDRIHEIADEVNEALLAEDPEANTKEIHTIFHDLEKTVVRRSIIAGNPRIDGREKDMVRALDVRTGVLPRTHGSSLFTRGETQALVTATLGTQRDAQIIDELTGERKDHFLLHYNFPPYCVGETGFVGSPKRREIGHGKLAKRGIAAVMPSVDEFPYTVRVVSEITESNGSSSMASVCGTSLALMDAGVPIKSSVAGIAMGLVKEGDDFVVLSDILGDEDHLGDMDFKVAGTHTGITALQMDIKIEGITKEIMQIALNQAQGARKHILSVMDQAISGSREDISEFAPRIHTMKISAEKIKDVIGKGGAVIRALTEETGTTIEIEDDGTIKIAATEGTAAKEAIRRIEEITAEVEVGRIYTGKVARLADFGAFVTVLPGKDGLVHISQIADKRIEKVSDYLKEGQEVQVKVLEIDRQGRVRLSMKEAVEKAEPEAEANGNTEGNAE encoded by the coding sequence ATGTTTGAAAAACCAGTAGTTAAAACGTTCCAGTACGGTAACCACACGGTTACTTTAGAAACTGGTGTTATCGCGCGTCAAGCAACAGCAGCGGTAATGGTTACAATGGACGACACTGCAGTATTTGTATCTGTTGTCGGTAAAAAAGAAGCGGTAGAAGGTCAAGACTTCTTCCCTCTAACAGTAAACTACCAAGAGCGTACTTACGCAGCTGGTAAAATCCCTGGTGGATTCTTTAAGCGTGAAGGTCGCCCTTCTGAAGGCGAAACACTAATTGCACGTCTTATCGACCGTCCAATTCGTCCACTTTTCCCGGACGCGTTTAAAAACGAAGTACAAGTTATCGCGACAGTAGTATCTGTAAACCCAGATGTTCAGCCTGATATCCCAACAATGATTGGTACATCTGCTGCGCTAGCGATTTCTGGTATCCCGTTCAATGGCCCTATCGGCGCAGCTCGTGTTGCTCATATCGATGGTCAATTGGTACTTAACCCTAGCCAAACTGAGCTAGAGGGCTCTCGCCTAGACCTAGTTGTAGCGGGTACTGAGTCTGCAGTATTGATGGTTGAGTCAGAAGCTGACAACTTGACTGAAGAAGAAATGCTTTCTGCGGTTGTATTTGGTCACGACCAGCAACAAACTGTGATTAAAGCAATCAACGAATTTGCTGCTGACGTTGCTACTCCTGCATGGGACTGGACTGCACCTGAAGAGAACACTTCACTTAACGCTAAGATTGCAGATTTAGCAGAAGCGAAACTAGTTGAAGCATACAAAATCACTGAAAAGATGGCTCGTTACGACCGCATCCATGAGATCGCTGACGAAGTAAACGAAGCTCTTCTTGCAGAAGATCCAGAAGCGAACACTAAAGAAATTCACACTATCTTCCACGACCTAGAGAAGACAGTTGTGCGTCGCAGCATTATCGCTGGTAACCCACGTATTGATGGTCGTGAAAAAGATATGGTTCGTGCGCTAGACGTACGTACTGGCGTTCTTCCTCGTACACATGGTTCGTCTCTATTTACTCGTGGTGAAACACAGGCTCTTGTGACTGCTACATTAGGTACTCAGCGTGATGCACAAATCATCGATGAGCTAACAGGTGAGCGTAAAGATCACTTCCTACTGCACTACAACTTCCCTCCATACTGTGTTGGTGAAACTGGTTTTGTAGGTTCTCCAAAGCGTCGTGAAATCGGCCACGGTAAACTTGCGAAGCGCGGTATTGCTGCAGTAATGCCATCTGTAGATGAGTTCCCATACACAGTACGTGTTGTATCAGAAATCACTGAATCTAACGGTTCTTCTTCAATGGCTTCTGTATGTGGTACTTCTCTTGCTCTTATGGATGCGGGTGTACCAATTAAATCTTCTGTTGCTGGTATAGCAATGGGTCTAGTTAAAGAAGGCGATGACTTTGTTGTTCTTTCTGACATCTTGGGTGATGAAGACCACCTAGGTGACATGGACTTTAAAGTAGCGGGTACTCACACTGGTATCACTGCACTGCAAATGGATATCAAGATCGAAGGTATCACAAAAGAAATCATGCAGATTGCATTGAATCAAGCGCAAGGTGCTCGTAAGCACATCCTGTCTGTGATGGATCAAGCTATTTCTGGTTCTCGTGAAGATATTTCTGAGTTCGCTCCGCGTATTCACACTATGAAGATCAGTGCTGAGAAGATCAAAGATGTGATCGGTAAAGGTGGTGCAGTTATCCGTGCTCTGACTGAAGAGACTGGTACAACTATCGAAATCGAAGACGACGGTACAATTAAGATTGCAGCAACTGAAGGTACAGCTGCGAAAGAAGCAATTCGCCGTATCGAAGAAATCACTGCTGAAGTTGAAGTCGGCCGTATCTACACAGGTAAAGTTGCTCGTCTAGCTGACTTTGGTGCGTTCGTTACTGTCCTTCCTGGTAAAGATGGTTTAGTACACATTTCTCAAATCGCAGATAAGCGTATTGAGAAAGTATCAGACTACCTGAAAGAAGGCCAAGAAGTTCAAGTTAAAGTACTTGAGATCGACCGCCAAGGACGTGTTCGTCTAAGCATGAAAGAAGCGGTAGAAAAGGCTGAACCAGAAGCTGAAGCGAATGGCAACACTGAAGGTAACGCAGAGTAA
- the btuF gene encoding vitamin B12 ABC transporter substrate-binding protein BtuF, protein MDKFLPLLLVFFTFSSNAHNVIERVITLSPNATELAFSAGLGNKVVGVSDYSNYPPQADKIERVANYQSLNLERIVALKPDLVIAWPAGNPNKQLNKLKQLGIPVYNVSIRSLDDIAKTIEQLSQYSSNPKTGQQAAQSFRNKLKKLAKQYQHKQPVKYFYQLSSKPVITVANGNWPSQVFSFCGGKNVFAKSSAPYPQVSLEQVLLAKPQVIFTAQEPTLTKQMWRQWQDFIPAVKGDYIWQIDSDWLNRPTMRTLKAINEVCQDLNLAREKQ, encoded by the coding sequence ATGGACAAGTTTCTACCTTTACTGCTGGTTTTCTTTACTTTTAGTAGCAACGCACATAACGTTATAGAGCGTGTTATAACCTTATCTCCCAACGCAACAGAACTAGCCTTCTCCGCAGGTTTAGGAAATAAAGTTGTCGGGGTCAGTGACTACAGCAATTACCCACCACAAGCAGATAAAATTGAGCGAGTCGCCAACTACCAAAGCCTCAACCTTGAAAGAATCGTCGCTCTAAAACCAGATTTAGTAATCGCTTGGCCTGCTGGTAACCCGAATAAGCAACTTAATAAACTAAAGCAACTCGGCATTCCCGTTTATAACGTCAGCATTCGCTCTTTAGATGACATAGCAAAAACGATTGAGCAGCTAAGCCAATACAGCAGCAACCCCAAAACTGGCCAGCAAGCAGCGCAGAGTTTTCGCAACAAGCTAAAAAAACTGGCCAAGCAATACCAACATAAACAGCCGGTAAAGTACTTTTATCAACTCTCCAGCAAGCCTGTCATTACTGTCGCTAATGGCAATTGGCCTAGTCAGGTCTTTTCTTTTTGTGGCGGAAAAAATGTTTTTGCCAAGAGTTCAGCCCCCTACCCTCAAGTGAGCTTAGAGCAAGTATTACTCGCTAAGCCACAGGTCATTTTCACAGCTCAAGAGCCGACTTTAACCAAGCAGATGTGGCGACAGTGGCAAGATTTCATCCCTGCTGTAAAAGGTGACTACATTTGGCAAATAGATTCCGACTGGCTCAACAGGCCGACCATGAGAACGCTAAAAGCCATCAACGAAGTCTGCCAAGATTTAAATTTAGCTCGGGAAAAACAATAG
- a CDS encoding cobalamin biosynthesis family protein: protein MEDFFKHIYSNGTLLVMWGAILFNFLLPIPRSAHPMTLWHKFAELLADKVNRNSSHSQSLISGTLAWTVMCLPAIAVLIALKPLVWQSHMFELALLILALDWRNNEKLASHLITALSKDDKQHARAILQPFVNRETATLSQLGLGKASAETIIMGYGRNVVCVLFWYALLGGVGAFLYRLISELARAWSPSRQECSPFGIPSVKILAVLDFIPLRVFAALISLGHRFMMTLQLIRMQSSSWPLPGPSWLLIAVGGKLQLSLGGPAIYNKRKSIRAKIGGRIAPSAIHLAQVQKLLAWKSFAWILLQSITLGFIYQGI from the coding sequence ATGGAAGATTTTTTTAAGCACATCTATTCAAATGGCACCCTTCTTGTTATGTGGGGGGCCATATTATTCAACTTTCTTCTCCCCATACCTCGCTCAGCTCACCCAATGACACTTTGGCATAAGTTCGCAGAACTGCTTGCAGACAAAGTCAATCGAAACTCAAGCCACTCACAAAGCCTCATCTCTGGCACGTTAGCCTGGACAGTAATGTGCTTACCAGCAATCGCAGTGCTAATAGCTCTAAAGCCACTGGTTTGGCAATCTCATATGTTTGAGCTGGCTTTACTTATTCTCGCATTGGATTGGCGCAATAACGAAAAGCTTGCCAGCCATCTAATTACCGCACTCTCAAAAGACGATAAGCAACATGCCAGGGCTATATTACAACCGTTTGTGAATAGAGAAACGGCCACTTTATCTCAGCTTGGGTTAGGTAAGGCGAGCGCGGAAACTATAATCATGGGCTATGGACGTAATGTGGTTTGCGTACTATTTTGGTACGCGCTACTTGGCGGCGTAGGCGCTTTTCTCTATAGACTTATCTCTGAATTAGCGAGAGCTTGGTCTCCCTCAAGGCAAGAGTGCTCTCCGTTTGGCATACCTTCGGTGAAAATACTCGCAGTATTGGATTTTATTCCTCTTCGAGTTTTTGCAGCTCTTATTTCTCTTGGTCACCGATTTATGATGACACTTCAACTCATTCGCATGCAGTCCTCCTCATGGCCACTTCCAGGACCTTCTTGGCTATTGATTGCTGTGGGTGGAAAGCTACAACTATCATTGGGTGGCCCAGCCATATACAACAAAAGAAAAAGCATACGAGCTAAAATCGGAGGAAGAATCGCGCCATCAGCGATTCATTTAGCTCAAGTGCAAAAACTTCTGGCTTGGAAGTCTTTCGCTTGGATATTATTGCAAAGCATCACTTTAGGCTTCATTTATCAAGGCATTTAA
- a CDS encoding U32 family peptidase: protein MKYSLGPVLYFWSKSTVEEFYSQAAKSSADIVYLGETVCSKRRELKPAHWLDLAKELASSGKQVVLSTMALLEAPSEVNVMKKYIDNGDFIVEANDVSAIQLAYENSVPFTVGPAVNAYNAGTLSLFLKQGMVRWCMPVELSKDWLNNTLQQCEELGIRGKFETEVFSYGYLPLAYSARCFTARAENKSKDDCETCCIKYPTGVKISSQEDQQVFNLNGIQTQSGYCYNLINDVKEMRSLVDVVRLSPLGLDTLAEIDRFKAAESRSEPIKLEDKQCNGYWHRLAGLDTSEQ, encoded by the coding sequence ATGAAATATTCTCTAGGGCCAGTTCTATACTTTTGGTCGAAATCTACGGTAGAAGAATTCTACTCACAGGCTGCGAAGAGCTCTGCCGATATCGTTTATCTAGGTGAAACAGTTTGCTCTAAAAGACGAGAATTAAAGCCTGCTCACTGGCTTGATTTAGCTAAAGAGTTGGCCTCTTCAGGTAAGCAAGTTGTACTCTCTACAATGGCATTATTAGAAGCGCCTAGTGAAGTCAACGTGATGAAGAAGTACATAGACAACGGTGACTTTATTGTTGAAGCCAACGATGTTTCCGCGATTCAACTTGCTTATGAGAACAGTGTTCCTTTTACTGTTGGACCAGCTGTCAATGCATACAATGCCGGGACTTTAAGCCTTTTCCTAAAACAGGGAATGGTTCGTTGGTGTATGCCTGTCGAGCTGTCAAAAGATTGGCTAAACAACACCTTGCAGCAATGTGAAGAACTAGGTATTCGCGGAAAGTTCGAAACCGAAGTGTTTAGTTATGGGTACTTACCACTAGCCTACTCTGCACGTTGCTTTACTGCTCGTGCGGAAAACAAAAGCAAAGATGATTGCGAGACCTGTTGTATCAAGTACCCTACTGGGGTGAAGATCTCCAGCCAAGAAGATCAGCAAGTGTTCAACCTTAATGGAATACAAACTCAATCAGGCTACTGTTACAACCTAATCAACGATGTCAAAGAGATGAGGTCACTGGTTGACGTGGTCAGGCTAAGTCCATTGGGGTTAGATACTTTGGCCGAAATTGATAGGTTCAAAGCAGCTGAAAGCCGCTCTGAACCTATTAAATTAGAAGACAAACAATGTAATGGCTACTGGCATCGCTTGGCAGGACTGGACACCAGCGAACAATAA
- the rpsO gene encoding 30S ribosomal protein S15, producing MSLNAETKAAIVAEYAQSEGDTGSPEVQVALLTASINHLQGHFKAHKGDHHSRRGLLRMVSRRRKLLDYLKGKNLSRYQDLIKRLGLRR from the coding sequence ATGTCTCTGAATGCAGAAACTAAAGCGGCTATCGTAGCTGAATACGCTCAATCTGAAGGCGATACAGGTTCACCAGAAGTTCAAGTTGCACTACTTACAGCTTCTATCAACCACCTTCAAGGTCACTTCAAAGCACACAAAGGTGATCACCACAGCCGTCGCGGTTTGCTACGTATGGTATCTCGCCGTCGTAAGCTTCTTGACTACTTGAAAGGCAAAAACCTTTCTCGTTACCAAGATCTAATCAAACGTCTAGGCCTACGTCGCTAA
- the mtnN gene encoding 5'-methylthioadenosine/S-adenosylhomocysteine nucleosidase — MKIGIIGAMEQEVAILKQKISDCKEQNKAGCTFYSGTLNGLDVVLLQSGIGKVAAAIGTTILIDEHQPDYIINTGSAGGFDSTLNLGDVVISTEVRHHDADVTAFGYEIGQMAGQPAAFSADQKLMDVAEKALTMMADKHAVRGLICTGDAFVCSAERQQQIRTNFPSVIAVEMEASAISQTCHQFKVPFVVVRAISDVADKESPMSFEEFLPLAAQSSSEMVLKMVDLLKN, encoded by the coding sequence ATGAAAATCGGCATTATTGGTGCGATGGAACAAGAAGTGGCCATTCTCAAACAAAAGATCAGTGATTGTAAAGAACAAAATAAGGCTGGCTGCACATTTTATTCTGGTACTCTCAATGGGCTTGATGTGGTTTTACTGCAATCGGGCATTGGTAAAGTCGCAGCTGCAATAGGCACCACTATTCTGATTGATGAACATCAACCTGATTACATTATTAACACAGGATCCGCTGGCGGCTTTGATTCAACATTAAACTTAGGTGATGTTGTCATTTCAACAGAAGTGCGTCACCACGATGCTGATGTAACAGCTTTTGGCTATGAAATTGGTCAGATGGCAGGTCAACCAGCAGCTTTCTCTGCGGACCAAAAGCTAATGGATGTCGCTGAAAAAGCATTGACTATGATGGCAGATAAACATGCTGTACGCGGGTTAATCTGTACAGGTGATGCATTCGTTTGTTCAGCAGAGCGTCAGCAGCAAATTCGCACGAACTTCCCTTCCGTAATTGCAGTTGAAATGGAAGCGTCGGCAATTTCACAAACTTGCCATCAATTTAAAGTTCCATTTGTGGTTGTCAGAGCCATTTCTGATGTTGCAGACAAAGAGTCACCAATGAGCTTTGAAGAGTTCTTACCATTAGCTGCACAAAGCTCTTCAGAAATGGTATTGAAGATGGTGGACTTGCTTAAAAACTAA